TGGGAGCCCTGGTTGGAATCATAGTGATTGGTTTGTTTTTACCATTGATCAGCCTGGTTCATCACCTGGCGTAATCCCACGGGCATGGGTTGCATAGTGCGAATACAGTATCGACAGAAACAGGATTTCTCAGCGGTGACTCGGCCGAAGCTGCGTAGGCGTCGGGGATTCACGCTGATTGAAATGATGGTCTCGGGAGTTCTGCTGACGACTGTCTTCATGATCGTGGTGCCTTCGATTTACTGGGTCCATCGCGAACAGAAACAGTCCGAGCAGAGACAGGTCGCGCTGGTCGAAGTGGAAAACCTGATGGAACGGACCGCGGCCCTGCCATTTCCGGAGATGACGCAGGCGACGGTTGACAAGTTCGCACTCTCGGAGAGTGCCTTGAAGCAACTCCCTGACGCCGACCTGAAGATTCGCATCCAGGAGACGAAAGATTTACCGCTGATGAAAAAAATTCAGATTCAGCTGGGCTGGCGTGATCAGCGTGGTCTCATCCAGCAGCCGGTACGCTTAACTTCCTGGGTCTCCCCAAAGGGTAAGCAGTAATGCGACGACGTGGATTTATGATCTCAATCAGGCAGCACGGCATTCCGCCCGGAATATCCCTGGTGGAAGTCGTCGTAGCCATGGCGATTGCGACTGTGCTCATGGGGCTCAGCATGACCACGCTGCATACCATCATGCGTGCCGAGCGGGAATCGAGTGAGGCAGTCTGGCTGGGGGCCTCTTTCCAGCGTTTCTCAAGACTGTTCCGTGATGACATTCATGCTGCAGAATCAGTGCAGCTGGAACCGGAGAAAGTCGCCAACCCGAAAACACTGGTTATCCAGAAGCCGGACGGGGAACAGATTACCTGGCGGATTGAGGAGTTCCGCATCGATCGCGTAGTCACCCGGGAAGGGAAAGTTCTACACGAAGATATGTTCTATGTTCCCGCAGGAAGCGAGGCGCATTTTATCCAGCAGCAGCGGTTAAATCAGGCAGGCATCAGCATTCGGGAACCCGGTTCCCCGGTCCTGCCGGACAAGGAGAGCGGGAACACGCCGGAGAGTCGCCCCCGAGCGGCTCATGAACTTGCCGTGCTCTCTACAATTGGTCGTGATTATCGGCTGACACAAATTTCTTTCGAGCAATCGGAAAAAGAAACAAACCAGACGAACTGACAGGTCAAATCCATGCAGAGAATAATCAATCGACAGACTCCCCAGAGCCGGCAGGCGACCCGTCGTGGCGCGGTCCTGATTCTGGTGATGGTCTGTCTGCTGATCGTCACCATGCTGCTGGCTTCCTTGTTAAAGTCAGCCCTGATGCAGCGCAGGCAGGTCATCCGCGAGCAGCTACGCGTTCAGGCAGAATGGCTGGCCGAGTCAGCCCTGGAGCGGGCCGTCGAACAGCGATTGAAGAACCCGAACTATAAAGGTGAGGTCTGGGAAATCAGGCCGGAAGATCTGGGGACCCGTTATGCTGCTTCTGCTGTCATCCAGCTCAAGCCGGCGGAGAAAACAGATCGGCTGTCGATTGAAGCCCGTATCCGCTATCCGGAAGACGAAACGTTCAGCGTCACCCGGACCCGAAAAATCATATTATAAGCGTTACTTTTATTTTGAATCGAATGTCATAAATCATGCTTTATAGAACATCATTGAAACTACAATCCGGGGAATTGAAATGAAGAACGAAGTTCCTTTCAGATTTCGCAGTGCCCGTGAACTGCGGCGACCTGGCTTCACCTTGATTGAGCTGCTGGTGGTCATCGCCATTATCGCGATTTTAATCGCACTGCTCCTGCCTGCGGTTCAGCAGGCCCGTGAAGCAGCGCGACGGGTTACCTGCAAGAACAACCTCGTCCAGATCAGCCTGGCGCTGCAGAATTACGAGATGGCGTACGAAATGCTGCCGGCGGGTGTCTATAACGATACCGGGCCCATCAAGAATGAACCCAAGGGGTATCACATGAACTGGCTGTCAGGGTTGATGCCGTATCTGGATCAGCCGGCTGTGTTCGAGCACATCGACTTCAAGCAGAGTGTGTATGCTCCCGCCAACAACGACGTCCGCGAAGTGGAGATGGTCGTTTTGCATTGTCCCTCCGACCCGATGAACTATTACACGTACGCAAGTTCTGAAGAGGGCGTCCCATTGTTTCAGACCAACTACGGTGCCTGTTACAACGGTACTGAAGCACCGCTGGACAGCGAGAATAACGGTGTGATGTTTCTCAACAGCAGTATTCGTTATGACCAGATTACAGACGGCAGTTCCAACACGATATTTGTCGGCGAACACTTCTATACCAAAGACAATCTGGGGTGGTTATCCGGCACCTCTGCAACATTGCGGAATACAAGCTCTATCAATGGGGACAAACCGGGGAGAGCCAACAGGTACACTCAACCTCCCGGGCTGGAGCCGGATTCTGATGCTGATTCTGGGAAAGACAAAGGGGACCCGCTACTGAAAATGGGAGGCTTTGGCAGCTATCATGCGGGGGGTGCCCATTTCGGATTTGGAGATGGCAGGGTGCAGTTCATTTCAGAGAATATCGACGCGCCGCTGTTGCATCAGCTGGGGAACCGCGCGGATGGAAAGCTGATGAAAAAAGCGTTTTAACCCGCCGCTCGCATCAGCCACGGGGATGATACATCTGGTGTACCGCTTTGAGGCGACTGTGATCCACGTGGGTATAAATCTGGGTCGTGCGAATATTCGCGTGTCCCAGCAGTTCCTGCAGGGCGCGGATCTCGGCGCCGCCAGCCATCATGTGTGTCGCGAAACTGTGCCGGAGCGTATGCGGGCTGACCTCTTTACTGCAGCCGACCCGGGCCG
This Gimesia chilikensis DNA region includes the following protein-coding sequences:
- a CDS encoding DUF1559 domain-containing protein, producing MKNEVPFRFRSARELRRPGFTLIELLVVIAIIAILIALLLPAVQQAREAARRVTCKNNLVQISLALQNYEMAYEMLPAGVYNDTGPIKNEPKGYHMNWLSGLMPYLDQPAVFEHIDFKQSVYAPANNDVREVEMVVLHCPSDPMNYYTYASSEEGVPLFQTNYGACYNGTEAPLDSENNGVMFLNSSIRYDQITDGSSNTIFVGEHFYTKDNLGWLSGTSATLRNTSSINGDKPGRANRYTQPPGLEPDSDADSGKDKGDPLLKMGGFGSYHAGGAHFGFGDGRVQFISENIDAPLLHQLGNRADGKLMKKAF
- a CDS encoding type IV pilus modification PilV family protein, which gives rise to MTRPKLRRRRGFTLIEMMVSGVLLTTVFMIVVPSIYWVHREQKQSEQRQVALVEVENLMERTAALPFPEMTQATVDKFALSESALKQLPDADLKIRIQETKDLPLMKKIQIQLGWRDQRGLIQQPVRLTSWVSPKGKQ
- a CDS encoding PulJ/GspJ family protein; protein product: MRRRGFMISIRQHGIPPGISLVEVVVAMAIATVLMGLSMTTLHTIMRAERESSEAVWLGASFQRFSRLFRDDIHAAESVQLEPEKVANPKTLVIQKPDGEQITWRIEEFRIDRVVTREGKVLHEDMFYVPAGSEAHFIQQQRLNQAGISIREPGSPVLPDKESGNTPESRPRAAHELAVLSTIGRDYRLTQISFEQSEKETNQTN